The Lysinibacillus pakistanensis genome includes a window with the following:
- a CDS encoding tartrate dehydrogenase: MKTYRIAVIPGDGIGKEVVPAAIEVLDQAAHLDGSFQFEWTTFPWGCDYYLETGKMMPDNGIEILKGYDQIFLGAVGMPNLVPDHISLWGLLIKIRREMKQSINVRPAKLLQGLPSPLRKPNDFDLVVVRENSEGEYAESGGRIHSGQDEVAIQNAIFTRKGTERAMRYAFEIAKTRRQHVTSATKSNGITYSMPFWDEVFVQVGEDFKDIGQVSTHIDALAAFFVMKPESFDVIVASNLFGDILTDLGGAIMGSIGIAPAANLNIERQYPSMFEPVHGSAPDIAGQGIANPLGQIWTGKMMLDFLGYHELGTRVLNAIEATLAQGIKTADLGGTSTLRDVTSAVLNHLR, encoded by the coding sequence ATGAAAACGTATCGAATTGCTGTTATACCAGGGGATGGTATTGGAAAAGAGGTTGTTCCTGCTGCGATAGAGGTTCTCGATCAGGCTGCACATCTTGATGGAAGCTTTCAATTTGAATGGACCACTTTTCCTTGGGGCTGTGACTATTACTTAGAGACAGGTAAAATGATGCCAGATAATGGAATTGAAATATTGAAAGGCTACGATCAAATTTTCTTAGGGGCAGTAGGGATGCCTAATTTAGTACCCGATCACATTTCCTTATGGGGGCTTCTGATTAAAATTCGCCGTGAGATGAAGCAGTCTATAAATGTGCGTCCAGCAAAGCTATTACAAGGCTTACCTTCACCATTGCGCAAACCAAATGACTTTGATTTAGTAGTTGTACGGGAAAACTCAGAGGGAGAATATGCTGAAAGCGGTGGCAGAATACATAGTGGTCAGGATGAGGTTGCTATCCAAAATGCTATATTTACAAGGAAGGGTACAGAGCGTGCGATGCGTTATGCATTTGAAATAGCAAAAACACGACGTCAGCATGTGACAAGTGCCACGAAGTCAAATGGAATTACCTATAGCATGCCATTTTGGGACGAGGTTTTTGTACAAGTAGGGGAAGATTTTAAAGATATTGGGCAAGTTTCTACGCATATTGATGCTTTAGCTGCCTTCTTCGTCATGAAACCAGAAAGCTTTGATGTTATTGTTGCATCCAATCTATTTGGTGATATATTAACAGATTTAGGTGGGGCTATTATGGGTAGCATCGGAATTGCTCCAGCAGCAAATTTAAATATTGAACGACAATATCCGTCTATGTTTGAACCTGTTCATGGCTCTGCTCCAGATATTGCTGGCCAGGGGATAGCCAATCCACTTGGACAAATTTGGACAGGTAAAATGATGCTTGATTTCTTAGGCTATCATGAGCTTGGCACAAGAGTGCTAAATGCGATAGAAGCAACATTAGCACAAGGGATTAAGACAGCAGATTTAGGTGGAACTTCAACATTACGCGATGTAACAAGCGCAGTACTAAATCATTTGCGATAA
- a CDS encoding DinB family protein, with the protein MKNFFAYNWQVRDEWFEWCNQLSPEELLKERQGGVGSFLYTLFHIIDVEYSWIRGIQREKDRIFDFSDYQTLEQVKKLSDELRIDNIEFLKVNEGFNNGIVKVAWDDKEYRKIDIIHHIIVHEIHHIGQLSVWAKELALPSVSANFIGRELKTY; encoded by the coding sequence ATGAAAAACTTTTTTGCTTATAATTGGCAAGTCAGAGATGAATGGTTTGAGTGGTGCAATCAGCTAAGCCCAGAGGAATTATTGAAGGAAAGGCAAGGCGGAGTAGGGAGTTTCCTTTATACACTTTTTCATATTATAGACGTTGAATATAGCTGGATTCGTGGCATCCAACGCGAAAAAGACAGAATATTCGATTTTAGTGATTATCAAACATTAGAGCAAGTGAAAAAGCTTTCTGATGAACTACGAATTGACAATATCGAATTTTTAAAAGTCAATGAGGGCTTTAATAATGGCATTGTAAAAGTCGCTTGGGATGATAAGGAATATAGAAAAATTGATATTATCCATCATATTATTGTGCATGAAATCCATCATATAGGTCAGCTTTCCGTTTGGGCAAAGGAATTAGCCCTACCTTCTGTATCTGCGAATTTTATTGGTAGAGAATTAAAGACTTATTAA
- a CDS encoding glycerophosphodiester phosphodiesterase translates to MGKKTKIALAIAAASAAAWAGSKAISKPQQRESKQALQFDHPIILAHRGGALLAPEHTMPAFKKASQLGVDGFEIDIRLTKDEEIIVFHDDTVHRTTDGYGLIADMTLAEINALNHGYQFEDLNGEFPYRNEKVDVVTLRELLEAYPNMLVNIDIKDAPDTYEGSLMPSKLWRLIEELGAENRVVVTSFYGEQIDRFNLYAQNQVALGAGEIDVRKAFASFSSQFGHLYHPRVDVFQIPPKSGVITLDSPKFIQFLSNLNIPVHYWTINDGETMKKLIRNGAKGIITDRPDVAVEYLQTQE, encoded by the coding sequence ATGGGTAAAAAAACGAAGATCGCGCTTGCAATCGCAGCAGCAAGTGCGGCTGCTTGGGCAGGTAGTAAAGCAATTTCTAAACCTCAGCAGCGTGAAAGTAAACAAGCATTACAATTTGATCACCCTATTATTCTCGCACATCGTGGTGGTGCACTGCTAGCACCTGAGCATACAATGCCTGCTTTTAAAAAAGCTTCACAATTAGGAGTAGATGGCTTTGAAATAGACATTCGCTTAACGAAAGATGAGGAAATTATCGTCTTTCATGATGATACTGTCCATCGTACAACAGATGGCTATGGTCTTATTGCAGATATGACTTTAGCAGAAATTAATGCCTTAAACCACGGTTATCAATTTGAAGATTTAAATGGGGAATTTCCTTATCGAAATGAAAAAGTAGATGTTGTTACTTTACGGGAATTACTAGAAGCATATCCAAATATGTTGGTCAATATTGATATTAAAGACGCACCAGATACGTATGAAGGAAGCTTAATGCCTTCAAAATTATGGCGTTTAATTGAAGAGCTTGGCGCTGAGAATCGTGTAGTTGTTACAAGCTTTTACGGGGAGCAGATAGACCGTTTTAATCTATATGCACAAAATCAAGTAGCCCTCGGTGCTGGTGAGATAGATGTTCGAAAAGCATTCGCTTCCTTCTCCAGCCAATTTGGACATCTATATCATCCAAGGGTAGACGTGTTCCAAATACCACCTAAATCAGGTGTTATTACATTAGATTCACCGAAGTTTATTCAGTTTTTAAGCAACTTAAACATTCCTGTTCACTATTGGACCATCAATGACGGAGAGACGATGAAGAAATTAATCCGTAACGGTGCAAAGGGCATTATTACAGATCGACCAGATGTTGCTGTAGAATACTTACAAACACAAGAATAG
- a CDS encoding YlbG family protein, giving the protein MNERQGLIVYVHQLKHAKSLRKYGHVLYISRRQKYVVLYCDREEIEMMTTKLQRLPFVKDVVKSYRPFVKTEYENAKPDKAKEYDYKAGL; this is encoded by the coding sequence ATGAACGAACGACAAGGACTAATCGTGTACGTCCATCAATTAAAACATGCAAAGTCTCTTCGAAAATATGGTCATGTTCTTTATATTTCTCGGAGGCAAAAATATGTAGTGCTCTATTGCGATCGAGAGGAAATTGAAATGATGACAACAAAACTACAACGCCTTCCTTTTGTAAAAGACGTTGTAAAGTCTTATCGTCCATTCGTGAAAACTGAGTATGAAAATGCAAAACCTGATAAAGCGAAGGAATATGACTACAAAGCAGGTCTATAA
- a CDS encoding DUF7147 family protein has product MPQQFIELGEGYGDVYELLELVNTNQSRFHQAFILTSSKEEKKVASLAVAFKPVGESKFMPIYICREGIPYIENKPSKRQKIFEESIEQLGRKAVVVEIKHSSIFSESKLFYQYLIGIMRLHHYIPALT; this is encoded by the coding sequence ATGCCACAACAATTTATTGAATTAGGTGAAGGCTATGGTGATGTTTATGAGCTTCTTGAACTAGTGAATACCAATCAAAGTCGATTTCACCAAGCCTTTATACTAACTTCCTCAAAAGAAGAAAAAAAAGTTGCTTCTTTAGCAGTTGCCTTCAAACCTGTCGGTGAAAGTAAATTTATGCCGATTTATATTTGTCGAGAGGGCATTCCTTATATAGAAAACAAGCCTTCTAAGCGACAAAAAATATTCGAAGAAAGTATTGAGCAACTAGGTCGAAAAGCAGTTGTTGTAGAAATAAAGCACTCATCTATATTTTCGGAATCAAAACTATTTTATCAATACTTAATTGGAATAATGAGACTTCATCACTATATTCCTGCATTAACGTAA
- a CDS encoding RNA polymerase II codes for MKFAMSFFSVLALIITGIIFFQYHAYSSDLETGNGDFLYSQEIEIFYRENSLDIRQHFKNLPDQKVKIKWPENAINLSCFMETEKSCDRLSDEASYFAKGEIKSQSVSYIIPIEGGLKDKMLIQNVLATLLNGEATYSIVHISTDSKIAGQWITGLPLIGQQQLALVNYTMFSGNGTIRDIYWQSANLKVQEQSPILSIYAPGAIAKDFLKSLENLQFLNDQHIAIIQEKNPMKEHDDRLLFLPTLTAQAVEQEVVLSQIKSQYKFDNSPEWLPEVVASYLVKDTIGSEKTKEIVATLKEYMTTDQEAAWQEAMNKLGEEPITPASMDDLLTAVLGAKTSYFKLNTEQKNGTYPLFFEDDRDIYVNDALKKDVQFIHYEGQSLYTADTLLPYLGYSATEGENGYYVKSENRSFRFPKEPGFYVFNQRRYSTISEPIIKIAGHYYVEEAWLQRLFLVELQKNDGRIQVITQGQE; via the coding sequence ATGAAATTTGCAATGAGTTTTTTTTCAGTACTTGCTTTAATTATTACAGGTATAATTTTTTTCCAGTATCATGCATATTCTTCTGACTTAGAGACTGGTAATGGTGATTTTCTTTACTCACAAGAGATAGAAATTTTCTATCGCGAAAATAGCTTAGATATAAGGCAGCATTTTAAAAATCTTCCTGATCAAAAGGTGAAAATTAAGTGGCCAGAAAATGCCATTAACCTTAGCTGCTTTATGGAAACTGAAAAAAGCTGTGATCGTTTATCAGATGAAGCTTCCTACTTTGCTAAGGGAGAAATAAAATCCCAATCTGTTTCATACATAATTCCAATTGAGGGTGGCTTAAAAGATAAAATGCTTATCCAAAATGTTTTAGCCACATTATTAAATGGTGAAGCTACTTATTCGATTGTCCATATTTCCACAGATAGTAAAATTGCTGGTCAATGGATTACAGGTTTACCTTTAATTGGACAGCAACAGCTAGCACTTGTTAACTATACAATGTTTAGTGGGAATGGTACAATCCGTGATATTTATTGGCAATCAGCTAACCTCAAAGTTCAAGAACAAAGTCCTATTTTATCTATTTATGCACCAGGAGCTATTGCAAAGGATTTTTTGAAATCATTGGAAAATTTACAGTTTTTAAATGACCAGCATATTGCGATTATTCAAGAAAAAAATCCAATGAAAGAACATGATGATCGACTTTTATTTTTACCGACTTTAACCGCACAAGCAGTGGAGCAGGAAGTGGTGCTGTCACAAATAAAATCGCAATATAAGTTCGATAATTCTCCTGAATGGTTGCCAGAGGTTGTGGCATCCTATTTAGTGAAGGATACGATAGGCTCTGAAAAAACGAAGGAAATCGTGGCAACATTAAAGGAATATATGACTACAGATCAGGAGGCAGCTTGGCAGGAAGCGATGAATAAACTTGGAGAAGAACCAATTACTCCTGCTTCAATGGATGATCTTTTAACAGCGGTTTTAGGTGCAAAAACTTCTTATTTCAAGTTAAATACTGAACAAAAGAACGGGACATATCCATTATTTTTTGAAGATGATCGTGATATTTATGTAAATGATGCCTTGAAAAAAGATGTTCAATTTATTCACTATGAAGGGCAATCTTTATATACAGCCGATACATTGTTGCCGTATCTTGGTTATAGTGCCACTGAAGGGGAAAATGGCTATTATGTAAAAAGTGAAAATCGTTCATTCAGATTCCCGAAAGAACCAGGATTCTACGTATTTAATCAACGTAGATACTCTACTATTTCAGAACCGATTATTAAAATAGCTGGCCATTATTATGTTGAAGAAGCTTGGCTCCAACGCTTATTCTTAGTAGAATTACAAAAAAATGATGGTCGTATCCAAGTAATAACACAAGGGCAAGAATAA
- the rsmD gene encoding 16S rRNA (guanine(966)-N(2))-methyltransferase RsmD has product MRVVAGERKGMPLKAIAGNTTRPTTDKVKESIFNIIGPFFDGGIALDLFAGSGGLGIEALSRGAERAVFIEKDAKAFQMLQENIKKCRYEDCSELFRIDAKRAVKALLKRDITFKLAFLDPPYHHKEYYDLVQVLIDNHKIQQDGIILCEHATEVELPQSFGDFVLKRQETYGGTIISVYLYSEGV; this is encoded by the coding sequence ATGAGAGTTGTAGCAGGAGAAAGAAAAGGAATGCCATTAAAGGCGATTGCGGGAAATACAACGAGACCTACAACTGACAAAGTAAAGGAATCCATTTTTAATATTATTGGTCCTTTTTTTGATGGAGGGATTGCCCTCGATTTATTTGCGGGGAGCGGTGGTTTAGGCATCGAAGCTTTAAGCAGAGGTGCTGAACGAGCTGTATTTATTGAAAAGGATGCTAAGGCGTTTCAGATGCTACAGGAGAATATAAAAAAATGTCGGTATGAGGATTGTTCTGAGCTCTTTCGGATAGATGCTAAACGAGCTGTGAAAGCGCTATTAAAACGAGATATTACCTTTAAATTAGCTTTTTTAGATCCACCTTATCACCACAAGGAATATTATGATCTAGTACAAGTACTTATCGATAATCATAAAATCCAACAAGATGGCATTATTTTGTGTGAACATGCAACAGAAGTAGAACTACCACAAAGTTTTGGAGACTTTGTATTAAAGAGACAAGAAACATATGGCGGAACGATTATTTCTGTTTATCTTTATTCAGAGGGTGTTTAA
- the coaD gene encoding pantetheine-phosphate adenylyltransferase codes for MSEKIAVVPGSFDPVTFGHLDIIKRAADVFDTVYVAVLNNSSKQPLFSVEERMALMAEVTKTLPNVRIESSSGLLIDYAKEKKAKAIVRGLRAVSDFEYEMQITSMNRFLDETIETFFIMTKNQYSFLSSSIVKEVAKYGSDVKELVPTCVVAALKEKYGFTK; via the coding sequence TTGTCAGAGAAAATTGCTGTAGTTCCTGGAAGTTTTGATCCTGTAACATTTGGTCACTTAGATATTATTAAACGTGCGGCAGATGTTTTCGATACTGTTTATGTAGCAGTGTTAAATAATTCATCGAAGCAGCCACTGTTTTCTGTAGAAGAACGCATGGCTTTAATGGCAGAGGTGACAAAAACATTGCCAAACGTGCGTATTGAAAGCTCATCTGGGTTGTTGATAGACTATGCGAAAGAAAAAAAAGCAAAGGCTATTGTTCGCGGTTTACGTGCTGTATCAGATTTTGAATATGAGATGCAAATTACTTCGATGAACCGTTTTCTAGATGAAACCATTGAAACATTTTTTATCATGACAAAAAATCAGTATTCTTTCTTAAGCTCAAGCATTGTAAAAGAAGTTGCGAAATATGGTAGCGATGTCAAAGAGCTCGTTCCTACATGTGTTGTAGCTGCCTTAAAAGAAAAATATGGGTTTACGAAATGA
- a CDS encoding SepM family pheromone-processing serine protease: protein MKKKISIYVVLLVVICFLMLYRLDAYIMKPGSAYDVSKFVTVENNHTENKGSMSLMTVAMQQATPFSYLWAKTQKYQKLMDINQVRNPLEDEEEYNVRQLKLMSDSQFNAKYIAFQKAGLQTTIHFDGVFVLNVLDGGASDGLLKAGDEIIEVDGHKISNQQMLVDLLKPKELGDKATVRFIRNKNEQEVTITLKEIPRAEEKRAGLGISYAESKSIETNPKVTMKTEDIGGPSAGLMFTLEILDQLLKEDLTKGYAVAGTGEMLVDGSVGRIGGIDYKVIAADRDGMEIFFAPDDEISPELKAKHPELESNYATAVKTAKEIGTKMKIVPVKTVDDAINYLKQLQPK, encoded by the coding sequence ATGAAGAAAAAAATAAGTATTTATGTAGTGTTATTAGTCGTTATTTGTTTTTTAATGTTATACCGACTAGACGCCTATATTATGAAGCCTGGAAGTGCTTATGATGTCAGTAAATTTGTTACAGTAGAAAACAATCATACTGAAAACAAAGGGTCTATGAGTTTAATGACAGTAGCTATGCAGCAAGCGACCCCTTTTTCGTATCTTTGGGCTAAAACTCAAAAATATCAAAAACTAATGGATATTAACCAGGTGCGAAATCCATTAGAAGATGAAGAAGAATATAATGTTCGACAGCTTAAATTAATGTCTGACTCCCAGTTCAATGCAAAGTATATTGCCTTCCAGAAAGCGGGACTTCAAACAACAATACATTTCGATGGAGTCTTTGTTTTAAATGTTCTGGATGGTGGTGCTTCAGACGGCCTTTTAAAAGCAGGAGACGAAATTATTGAAGTGGATGGACATAAAATTAGTAATCAGCAAATGCTAGTAGATCTTTTGAAGCCAAAAGAGCTTGGAGACAAAGCAACAGTTAGATTTATACGTAATAAAAATGAACAAGAGGTTACTATTACATTAAAGGAAATTCCTAGAGCCGAGGAAAAGAGAGCTGGTTTAGGTATTTCGTACGCAGAAAGTAAATCAATTGAAACAAATCCAAAAGTGACAATGAAGACAGAGGATATTGGTGGGCCATCTGCGGGTCTCATGTTTACACTTGAAATTTTAGATCAACTGCTTAAAGAGGATTTAACCAAAGGCTATGCTGTAGCAGGTACAGGAGAAATGTTGGTTGATGGCTCAGTTGGAAGGATTGGAGGAATAGACTATAAAGTCATCGCTGCTGATCGAGATGGTATGGAAATTTTCTTTGCGCCAGATGATGAAATTTCTCCAGAACTGAAGGCGAAACATCCTGAATTGGAATCAAATTATGCGACAGCAGTAAAAACGGCTAAAGAAATTGGTACAAAAATGAAAATAGTACCTGTTAAAACGGTAGATGATGCCATAAATTATTTAAAACAGTTACAGCCCAAATAA
- a CDS encoding nucleotidyltransferase, whose product MKAVGVVVEYNPFHNGHAYHLEQAKKVAQADLVIAVMSGSFLQRGEPAMVDKWTRTKMALAGGVDIVIELPYVYSTAPAADFAKGAIALLTAVGCESFAFGSEDGAIQPFLDTYELIHGHQEEYNALIKESLTTGASYPKSLHYAYKQLSQKFPATYIDLSQPNNILGFHYIEAAKTLDSDIQPMTIPRIAAGYHDALQEGASIASATGIRQALATSRKLQQVQDVLPKTSFDYLANWYRQYGKFASWETFWPFLQFTLIRHTPSELNHYAEVTEGIENALIKAAKTSHSFSSFMEKIKSKRYTWTRLQRMLTHIYTGFSKEQLHNSVTPSYIRLLGMSMKGQAYLGKYKKDISLPLISRVAATKDAMLTIDIHAAEIYNLSIETGNMEQSLPKDYQTPPIRF is encoded by the coding sequence ATGAAAGCAGTTGGCGTAGTAGTTGAATACAACCCTTTTCACAATGGACATGCTTATCATTTAGAACAGGCAAAAAAAGTAGCACAAGCAGACCTTGTCATCGCTGTAATGAGTGGTTCATTTTTACAACGTGGTGAACCAGCCATGGTCGATAAATGGACACGTACAAAAATGGCACTCGCTGGTGGCGTAGATATTGTCATCGAGCTACCTTATGTTTATAGTACCGCACCTGCAGCTGATTTCGCTAAAGGAGCCATTGCATTATTAACTGCAGTTGGCTGTGAATCTTTTGCATTTGGTAGTGAAGACGGTGCCATACAACCCTTTTTGGACACATATGAGCTTATTCACGGACATCAGGAGGAATACAACGCACTTATTAAAGAAAGCCTTACAACAGGTGCAAGCTATCCTAAAAGCTTACATTATGCCTATAAACAGCTTTCTCAAAAGTTCCCTGCTACATACATTGATTTATCACAGCCTAATAATATACTCGGCTTTCACTATATTGAAGCTGCCAAAACCTTAGATAGTGATATTCAACCAATGACTATTCCACGAATTGCAGCAGGATACCATGATGCTTTACAGGAGGGTGCATCCATCGCAAGTGCAACGGGAATACGCCAGGCTTTAGCAACATCCCGTAAACTTCAGCAGGTACAAGATGTTCTTCCAAAGACATCTTTTGATTATTTAGCTAATTGGTATCGTCAGTATGGTAAATTTGCTAGTTGGGAAACTTTCTGGCCATTCTTACAGTTTACACTTATTCGACATACACCTAGCGAATTGAATCACTATGCTGAAGTAACTGAAGGTATTGAGAATGCTCTTATTAAGGCAGCCAAAACAAGTCATTCCTTTAGCAGCTTTATGGAAAAAATCAAATCAAAGCGCTATACATGGACGCGACTTCAGCGCATGCTTACTCATATTTATACTGGATTTAGTAAGGAACAATTACACAACAGTGTTACTCCATCCTATATTCGTTTACTTGGTATGAGTATGAAAGGGCAGGCTTATTTAGGGAAGTATAAAAAAGACATCTCTTTACCATTAATCAGCCGAGTTGCAGCTACGAAAGATGCTATGCTTACTATAGATATTCATGCCGCAGAGATTTACAATCTCAGCATCGAAACTGGAAATATGGAACAAAGTCTACCTAAAGATTATCAAACACCACCGATTCGTTTCTAA
- a CDS encoding YceD family protein, whose product MKWSIHQLSKYRQNGMLIDTYVQLDEVMERNQDIRAISPVHVKGLCTFGASQMTCQLTVTATLTLPCARTWEDVEFPIEVETVEIFSWIEEEKRGEDDGDIHYIDGEVIDMKPVIEELILLEVPLQVFKENTEGQVQGGKDWSYATDEDVELHKKADKQKVDPRLAALAKYFDQTDE is encoded by the coding sequence ATGAAATGGTCAATTCATCAATTATCTAAATACCGCCAAAACGGGATGCTGATTGACACCTATGTCCAATTGGACGAGGTGATGGAGCGAAACCAGGATATTCGAGCAATTTCGCCCGTTCATGTAAAAGGGCTATGTACTTTTGGTGCATCGCAAATGACATGTCAGTTAACTGTGACGGCGACGTTGACACTACCATGTGCACGCACGTGGGAGGACGTTGAGTTTCCTATCGAAGTTGAGACAGTTGAGATTTTCAGCTGGATTGAAGAAGAAAAACGAGGGGAAGATGACGGAGACATTCACTATATTGATGGTGAAGTCATCGACATGAAGCCGGTTATTGAAGAACTTATTCTTCTTGAGGTACCTTTGCAAGTATTCAAAGAGAATACCGAAGGACAAGTGCAAGGTGGGAAAGACTGGTCTTACGCAACAGATGAAGACGTTGAGCTACACAAAAAAGCTGATAAGCAAAAAGTGGATCCAAGACTAGCTGCTTTAGCTAAGTATTTTGATCAAACAGACGAATAG
- the rpmF gene encoding 50S ribosomal protein L32 gives MAVPFRRTSKTAKRKRRTHFKLSVPGMVACPNCGEAKLSHRVCKACGHYKGKEVVSK, from the coding sequence ATGGCTGTACCATTTAGAAGAACTTCTAAAACTGCAAAAAGAAAGCGTCGTACGCATTTCAAACTATCTGTACCTGGTATGGTAGCTTGCCCAAACTGTGGTGAAGCAAAATTATCACACCGTGTTTGCAAAGCTTGCGGACATTACAAAGGTAAAGAAGTAGTAAGCAAATAA
- a CDS encoding enoyl-CoA hydratase/isomerase family protein — translation MAYTIDNNEGIMTFTINREEKRNAVNDEVMDGLQEVITYIQNHDNVRFLVVTGAGDKSFCSGGDLSEFHSLETEDEAFGMLSKMGKILYDLATLPVPTIALINGTAVGGGCEIATACDFRLVASHAKCGFIQGTLAITSGWGGGTYLFERGLRHDRAMKMLVDAKPYPAELLYEIGWAMRVFEGSKEEALNDFIEHMRKIHPSVHKAYKEIELRKWRERNMYERVMEEVRTCAKLWESEAHHEAVNNFLTKKNNN, via the coding sequence ATGGCGTATACAATTGACAATAATGAAGGTATTATGACTTTTACCATTAATCGTGAAGAAAAGCGAAATGCGGTCAATGACGAGGTTATGGATGGTCTACAAGAAGTAATTACATATATTCAAAACCATGATAATGTTCGTTTTTTAGTTGTAACTGGTGCAGGGGATAAATCATTTTGCTCAGGTGGGGATTTATCGGAATTCCATTCGCTTGAAACAGAGGATGAAGCCTTTGGAATGCTAAGTAAAATGGGAAAAATATTGTATGATCTCGCAACATTACCTGTACCTACAATTGCTTTGATTAATGGAACGGCAGTTGGAGGAGGTTGTGAGATTGCAACAGCTTGTGATTTTCGTCTAGTAGCCAGTCATGCAAAATGTGGTTTTATCCAAGGGACATTAGCAATTACAAGCGGCTGGGGTGGCGGTACATACTTATTTGAACGAGGCTTACGGCATGATCGTGCCATGAAGATGCTAGTAGACGCCAAACCTTATCCAGCGGAATTACTATATGAAATAGGTTGGGCTATGCGTGTTTTTGAAGGCTCGAAGGAAGAAGCGTTAAATGATTTTATTGAACATATGCGTAAAATTCATCCTTCTGTTCATAAGGCCTATAAAGAAATTGAGCTTCGCAAGTGGCGTGAACGGAATATGTACGAACGTGTAATGGAGGAAGTTCGTACCTGTGCGAAGTTGTGGGAAAGTGAAGCCCATCATGAGGCAGTTAATAATTTCCTGACTAAGAAGAATAATAATTAA
- a CDS encoding transcriptional regulator produces MELKKRKDQWTKEDDERLAEIVLHNVQNGKTQLEAFELAASELGRTKQACGFRWNKTLRGQYSQSLLAVRNQPQQSMRSHLKLALTSFDELTEAYQTLEIRHRELQNEHDKLVKWLQQGYSLMKD; encoded by the coding sequence ATGGAATTGAAAAAAAGAAAAGATCAATGGACAAAAGAAGACGATGAAAGATTAGCAGAAATCGTCTTGCATAATGTGCAAAATGGCAAAACGCAGTTAGAAGCTTTTGAGTTAGCTGCTTCTGAACTAGGCCGTACAAAACAAGCATGTGGTTTTCGTTGGAATAAAACGTTACGTGGTCAATATAGTCAGTCACTATTAGCTGTACGAAATCAACCGCAACAGTCAATGCGAAGTCATTTAAAGCTGGCATTGACAAGTTTTGATGAATTAACAGAGGCTTATCAAACCCTTGAGATTAGACATCGTGAGCTGCAAAATGAGCATGATAAACTGGTGAAATGGCTGCAGCAAGGGTATTCTTTAATGAAAGATTAA